One region of Luteolibacter sp. Y139 genomic DNA includes:
- a CDS encoding HAD family hydrolase → MKPLELPAQPGAILSFDFDGTLHDPAAKPPVSPRFFATIERLRREKGALWGINTGRSIGHVAEGLADCRFPFVPHWVVAREREIWLPTPSGRWQPLDSWNNQCEQEQHQFFQEVAHIIDAIRHEVEEHTGATWIEQPGDPAGLVARTEEEMAWIIGRVEALAADEPFLGWQRNSIWLRFGHKKYQKGSSLMEVARHFGLTPSQTFAIGDSHNDFEMLCPEAAAMFACPSNAVPEIRKHVTSQGGHACLLDHSEGCVEALEHFFGTAG, encoded by the coding sequence GTGAAGCCGCTCGAACTGCCTGCCCAGCCCGGAGCCATCCTCTCCTTCGACTTCGACGGCACCCTCCACGACCCCGCCGCCAAGCCCCCGGTCAGCCCGCGCTTCTTCGCCACCATCGAGCGCCTCCGCCGCGAAAAAGGCGCGCTCTGGGGCATCAATACCGGCCGTTCGATCGGCCACGTTGCCGAGGGTCTCGCCGACTGCCGCTTCCCCTTCGTCCCCCACTGGGTCGTCGCCCGCGAACGCGAGATCTGGCTCCCCACCCCGTCCGGCCGCTGGCAGCCGCTCGATTCATGGAATAACCAGTGCGAGCAAGAGCAGCATCAGTTCTTCCAGGAAGTCGCCCACATCATCGACGCCATCCGCCACGAGGTCGAGGAACACACCGGTGCCACCTGGATCGAGCAACCCGGCGACCCCGCCGGCCTCGTCGCCCGCACCGAGGAAGAAATGGCCTGGATCATCGGCCGCGTCGAAGCGCTCGCCGCGGACGAACCCTTCCTCGGCTGGCAGCGCAACTCCATCTGGCTCCGCTTCGGCCACAAGAAGTACCAGAAAGGTAGTAGTTTGATGGAAGTCGCCCGCCACTTCGGCCTGACGCCCTCACAGACCTTCGCCATCGGCGACAGCCACAACGACTTCGAGATGCTCTGCCCCGAAGCCGCCGCCATGTTCGCCTGCCCCTCGAACGCGGTGCCGGAAATCCGCAAGCACGTCACCTCCCAAGGCGGCCACGCCTGCCTCCTCGACCACAGCGAAGGCTGCGTCGAAGCCCTCGAACACTTCTTCGGCACCGCCGGCTAA
- a CDS encoding trimeric intracellular cation channel family protein yields the protein MLHVWEILGILVFCVSGAIAAREKVMDWFGMFVVGLVTGTGGGLLRSVLIGDVPPRVLTDPLPFVLAMAAVVIALLGSAWWKKIRRVVSTMDALGLGLFTVTGIRIAQGKGLPWWSCLALGVITATFGGLLRDVLRNDVPLVLRKEIYATASIIGGLAMLGMDWLGWPERVVLAVTTVIVVTIRMVAIRYAIHQSQDG from the coding sequence GTGCTCCACGTCTGGGAAATCCTCGGCATCCTGGTCTTCTGTGTTTCCGGCGCGATTGCGGCGCGGGAGAAGGTGATGGATTGGTTCGGGATGTTCGTGGTCGGCTTGGTCACGGGGACCGGCGGGGGATTGCTGAGGAGTGTGCTGATCGGGGACGTGCCGCCGAGGGTGCTGACGGATCCATTGCCGTTCGTGCTGGCGATGGCGGCAGTGGTGATCGCGCTGTTAGGCTCGGCGTGGTGGAAGAAGATCCGGCGGGTGGTATCGACCATGGATGCCCTCGGGCTGGGACTGTTCACGGTGACGGGGATCCGGATCGCGCAGGGCAAGGGATTGCCGTGGTGGTCTTGTCTGGCGCTGGGGGTGATCACCGCGACCTTTGGCGGGTTGTTGCGGGATGTGCTGCGCAATGATGTGCCGCTGGTGTTGCGGAAGGAGATCTATGCGACGGCCAGTATCATCGGTGGGCTGGCGATGCTGGGGATGGATTGGCTGGGGTGGCCGGAGCGGGTGGTGCTTGCGGTGACGACGGTGATCGTGGTGACGATTCGGATGGTGGCGATCCGGTATGCGATTCACCAGTCGCAGGATGGGTGA
- a CDS encoding ABC-F family ATP-binding cassette domain-containing protein yields MLSVHNLRVEYGARVLFSDLTFSILPRERIAFAGHNGAGKSTLMKAIAGIVEVSGGKVVVPRGTRVGYLPQEGIHVKGISLWDETMSAFGEAIAMQEKIDRLSAELEKLDPRSSPYGELLEEIGELELRLDSVDPARMKPKVESVLQGLGFSKSDFERDCGHFSGGWQMRIAMAKLFLQEPEVLLLDEPTNHLDIGTQRWVEQYLYAYPGAIILISHDLALLDGLCTRTLAFHHGRCEEYAGNYSYYQTESVLRKEIQLKRYTAQQREIAEVQRFIDRFRASANKATLVQSRIKMLEKIERIPAPEAEDAVMNFKFPPPPNSGNLTAKLEKVSKAYGSLQVFKNFDFEVNRGERIAIVGPNGAGKSTFCRIITGQEQPDSGEHAFGMRVATSFFSQNHADELDPNKTVLETVEEAASRESAPYCRNLLGCFLFRGDDVFKKVGVLSGGERSRVALTRMLVAPANFLILDEPTNHLDMQSQEVLQRALADYAGTVMIVSHNRAFMDPVVHKTLEFRPGEDPRLFQGNITYYLEKTADEKSGPSLSTRAATTETKQPAAGQAPATLSRKDQKRIEAEQRQLRNQVLKPLEEELVVLEKRISDLETAQANATADLSKPEVVASPAKFRLVSNTIEQVTTKLEASISRWEALTEEIESVKAKLV; encoded by the coding sequence ATGCTTTCCGTCCACAATCTCCGCGTCGAATATGGCGCCCGCGTCCTATTCTCGGATCTTACCTTCTCGATCCTGCCACGGGAGCGCATCGCCTTCGCCGGCCACAACGGCGCCGGCAAATCCACGCTCATGAAAGCCATCGCCGGCATCGTGGAAGTCTCCGGCGGCAAGGTCGTCGTCCCCCGCGGCACCCGCGTCGGCTACCTCCCGCAGGAAGGCATCCACGTGAAGGGCATCTCGCTCTGGGATGAGACCATGAGCGCCTTCGGTGAGGCGATCGCCATGCAGGAGAAGATCGATCGCCTTTCCGCGGAGTTGGAAAAGCTCGACCCGCGTTCGTCTCCCTACGGCGAACTCCTCGAGGAAATCGGCGAGTTGGAGCTGCGACTGGATTCCGTCGATCCCGCCCGCATGAAACCCAAGGTGGAGTCCGTTCTCCAAGGCCTGGGCTTCTCGAAGTCCGACTTCGAGCGCGACTGCGGCCACTTCTCCGGCGGCTGGCAGATGCGTATCGCCATGGCCAAGCTCTTCCTCCAGGAGCCCGAAGTCCTGCTGCTGGACGAACCGACGAACCACCTCGACATCGGCACCCAGCGCTGGGTCGAGCAGTATCTCTACGCCTACCCTGGCGCGATCATCCTGATTTCCCACGATTTGGCGCTGCTCGATGGGCTGTGCACCCGCACGCTGGCCTTCCACCACGGCCGTTGCGAGGAGTATGCCGGCAACTACTCCTACTATCAGACCGAGTCGGTACTTCGTAAGGAGATCCAGCTCAAGCGATACACCGCACAGCAGCGGGAAATCGCCGAGGTCCAGCGCTTCATTGATCGCTTCCGCGCCTCCGCCAATAAGGCGACACTGGTCCAGTCCCGCATCAAGATGCTGGAAAAAATCGAGCGCATCCCCGCACCGGAAGCCGAGGACGCGGTGATGAACTTCAAGTTCCCGCCGCCACCAAACAGCGGCAATCTCACCGCGAAGCTTGAGAAGGTTTCGAAGGCCTATGGCTCGCTGCAGGTCTTCAAGAACTTCGACTTCGAAGTGAACCGCGGCGAACGCATCGCCATCGTCGGACCAAACGGCGCGGGCAAGTCCACCTTCTGCCGCATCATCACCGGCCAGGAACAACCGGACAGCGGCGAGCACGCCTTCGGCATGCGCGTGGCGACTTCGTTCTTCTCGCAAAACCACGCCGACGAACTCGATCCCAACAAAACGGTCCTCGAAACCGTCGAGGAAGCCGCATCGCGTGAGTCCGCTCCATATTGCCGGAATCTGTTAGGCTGCTTCCTCTTCCGCGGGGACGATGTCTTCAAGAAAGTCGGCGTGCTCTCCGGTGGTGAACGCTCGCGCGTCGCACTTACCCGCATGCTCGTGGCTCCGGCCAACTTCCTCATCCTCGACGAACCGACGAACCACCTCGACATGCAATCGCAGGAGGTGCTCCAGCGCGCGCTCGCCGACTATGCCGGCACCGTGATGATCGTCTCCCACAATCGCGCCTTCATGGACCCCGTGGTTCACAAGACCCTCGAGTTCCGCCCCGGCGAGGACCCGCGCCTCTTCCAAGGCAACATCACCTACTACTTGGAGAAGACCGCCGACGAAAAGTCCGGCCCGAGCCTCTCCACTCGCGCCGCTACGACGGAAACGAAACAGCCCGCCGCCGGCCAGGCTCCCGCCACGCTTTCCCGCAAGGACCAGAAGCGCATCGAAGCCGAGCAACGCCAGCTCCGCAACCAGGTGCTCAAGCCGCTCGAAGAAGAACTCGTCGTCTTGGAAAAGCGCATCTCCGACCTCGAAACCGCACAGGCCAACGCCACCGCGGACCTCTCCAAGCCGGAAGTCGTCGCCTCCCCCGCCAAGTTCCGCCTCGTCAGCAACACCATCGAGCAAGTCACCACGAAGCTCGAAGCCTCCATCTCCCGCTGGGAAGCCCTGACCGAAGAGATCGAGTCAGTGAAAGCAAAGCTAGTGTGA
- the gluQRS gene encoding tRNA glutamyl-Q(34) synthetase GluQRS: protein MPQTVTRFAPSPTGWPHLGHAYAAKVARDLAKQDEGRFLLRFEDIDHTRVRPEYYDAIETDLHWLGLDWDGPALRQSDRTTAYAAALEDLRHIGVAYPCFCTRREIEDEVARMISAPHGPEGALYPGTCRRLSEDERNTRLADGQQPAWRLDAGKAAEITGPLSFTDLRHGHIPVDPTLLGDVVLARKDIGTSYHLAVVVDDSFQQVTHVTRGEDLLPSTHVHRILQTLLGFPEPVYLHHALVVDENGVRLAKRHDSLSIRSLREAKLTPPDLLARLP, encoded by the coding sequence ATGCCCCAGACCGTCACCCGTTTCGCCCCGAGCCCCACCGGCTGGCCGCATCTCGGCCACGCCTACGCCGCAAAGGTCGCCCGCGATCTGGCAAAACAAGACGAAGGTCGCTTCCTGCTCCGCTTCGAAGACATCGACCACACCCGCGTCAGGCCCGAGTATTACGATGCGATCGAAACCGACCTGCACTGGCTGGGCCTCGATTGGGACGGTCCCGCGCTACGTCAATCCGACCGCACCACCGCCTACGCCGCCGCCCTCGAAGATCTCCGCCACATCGGCGTCGCCTACCCCTGCTTCTGCACCCGCCGGGAGATCGAGGATGAAGTCGCCCGCATGATCAGCGCCCCGCACGGCCCCGAGGGCGCACTCTACCCCGGCACCTGCCGCCGGCTTTCCGAGGACGAGCGGAACACCCGCCTCGCCGACGGCCAGCAGCCCGCATGGCGGCTCGATGCCGGAAAAGCCGCCGAAATCACCGGCCCCCTCTCCTTCACCGACCTCCGCCACGGCCACATCCCCGTCGATCCCACCCTCCTCGGCGACGTCGTCCTCGCCCGCAAGGACATCGGCACCTCCTACCACCTCGCCGTCGTCGTGGACGATTCCTTCCAGCAAGTCACCCACGTCACCCGCGGGGAGGACCTGCTGCCGTCCACCCACGTCCACCGCATCCTCCAGACGCTGCTCGGATTTCCCGAGCCCGTCTACCTCCACCACGCCCTCGTCGTGGACGAAAACGGCGTCCGCCTCGCCAAGCGCCACGACTCCCTTTCCATCCGCAGCCTCCGCGAGGCGAAATTGACCCCGCCAGACCTACTGGCCCGCTTGCCCTGA
- a CDS encoding OmpA family protein → MDDGYSWRESRESAPIRLPGPDNLGWWAGVAFFIAIILHVAAFFALGHIKIGLGFIPSTEIETGPVQVEQVEILPPDHALDPPDEVTPPPPDTHTLLEEIDVLAKLPENTEMDLKPDINDPEFAVRLTNPALEGDPAGVVVDPAQGFDIDTALPELGRTAEPMPLAADSQIIVDPGATAAADSQLDRFAEDLLKKGAGGNAEAGTLDGVVTLDDMVGLPADVLVGKMTMLPSDLLFEYNSAELRESARVGMMKLAMIIEKNPGLYCWIEGHSDLYGTDQYNLELSKRRAAAVKSYLTGSLFLPGDKIETRGFGKTHPILKQGTVDEQGPNRRVEIRMRRKPAPPQIAVAAPKQPEPQHAPQPAPQRPQPPEQGPPAPVLVKPQRALPVEEEPKTPKPPRAKPIEEPAPHVDTLPEPPKARPVEEAPPKAKPIEESPPRAAEVIEEPQRQPQRAIPVE, encoded by the coding sequence GTGGACGACGGCTACAGCTGGCGCGAATCGCGCGAATCGGCACCGATCCGCCTGCCAGGCCCGGACAACCTCGGCTGGTGGGCCGGGGTCGCGTTCTTCATTGCCATCATCCTCCACGTCGCCGCGTTTTTCGCGCTCGGCCATATCAAGATCGGCCTCGGATTCATCCCCAGCACAGAGATCGAAACCGGCCCCGTCCAAGTCGAGCAGGTGGAAATCCTTCCCCCCGATCACGCGCTGGATCCGCCCGACGAGGTCACGCCTCCCCCGCCGGACACCCACACCCTGCTGGAGGAAATCGACGTCCTCGCCAAGCTTCCGGAAAACACCGAGATGGATCTGAAGCCGGACATCAATGATCCGGAATTCGCCGTCCGTCTCACCAATCCGGCTCTCGAAGGCGATCCCGCCGGCGTCGTGGTCGATCCCGCCCAGGGCTTCGATATCGATACCGCCCTTCCAGAGCTCGGCCGCACCGCTGAGCCCATGCCCTTGGCCGCGGATTCCCAGATCATCGTCGATCCCGGCGCCACCGCCGCCGCCGATAGCCAGCTCGACCGCTTCGCCGAGGATCTCCTGAAAAAGGGTGCCGGCGGCAATGCCGAAGCCGGCACACTCGATGGCGTGGTCACCCTCGATGACATGGTCGGCCTGCCCGCCGATGTCCTCGTCGGCAAGATGACCATGCTCCCCAGCGACCTGCTCTTCGAATACAACAGCGCCGAGCTCCGCGAGAGCGCCCGCGTCGGCATGATGAAGCTGGCGATGATCATCGAGAAAAATCCCGGCCTCTACTGTTGGATCGAAGGCCACTCCGACCTCTACGGCACCGACCAATACAATTTGGAACTGTCCAAGCGCCGCGCCGCCGCCGTGAAGAGCTACTTGACCGGCTCCCTGTTCCTGCCCGGTGACAAAATCGAAACCCGCGGCTTCGGTAAGACCCACCCCATTCTCAAGCAAGGCACCGTCGACGAACAGGGCCCGAACCGCCGCGTCGAAATCCGCATGCGCCGGAAACCAGCCCCGCCTCAGATCGCCGTCGCCGCGCCCAAGCAGCCCGAGCCTCAGCACGCCCCTCAACCGGCACCACAGCGCCCACAGCCGCCCGAGCAGGGACCACCCGCACCCGTGCTCGTGAAGCCACAGCGTGCCCTGCCCGTCGAGGAGGAGCCTAAAACGCCCAAGCCGCCACGCGCCAAACCGATCGAAGAACCGGCACCGCATGTCGATACCCTGCCCGAGCCGCCCAAGGCCCGCCCCGTCGAGGAAGCCCCGCCGAAGGCCAAGCCGATCGAAGAATCCCCACCCCGCGCCGCCGAGGTGATCGAGGAACCACAGAGACAGCCGCAGCGCGCCATCCCGGTCGAGTGA
- a CDS encoding peptidylprolyl isomerase, with translation MSDIRITLHTDKGDIDGTIFASKVPITSANYLNLAKRGYYDGVAFHRVIANFMIQGGDPTGTGRGGPGYKFADEIDRSLKHDKPGLFSMANAGPNTNGSQFFITHLPTPHLDGKHAVFGEVTKGQDVVNAIRQGDKIKSITIHDDTASLFENQKDNVEHWNSILDKK, from the coding sequence ATGTCTGACATCCGCATCACGCTGCACACTGACAAGGGCGACATCGACGGCACCATCTTCGCCTCGAAGGTGCCCATCACCTCCGCCAACTACCTCAATCTCGCCAAGCGCGGCTACTACGACGGCGTGGCCTTCCACCGGGTGATCGCCAATTTCATGATCCAGGGCGGCGACCCCACCGGCACCGGACGCGGCGGCCCGGGCTACAAGTTCGCGGACGAAATCGACCGCTCGCTCAAGCATGACAAGCCCGGCCTCTTCTCCATGGCCAATGCCGGCCCGAACACCAACGGCAGCCAGTTCTTCATCACCCACCTCCCCACCCCGCACCTCGATGGCAAGCACGCCGTCTTCGGCGAGGTCACCAAGGGCCAGGACGTGGTGAACGCCATCCGCCAGGGCGACAAGATTAAGTCCATCACCATCCACGACGACACCGCCTCCCTGTTCGAAAATCAGAAGGACAACGTCGAGCACTGGAACTCCATTTTGGACAAGAAGTAA
- a CDS encoding MBL fold metallo-hydrolase, which translates to MKLKFCGAAGTTTGSQHLLEVNGTRILLDCGLYQGHREESYDVNCKFPHFDPKEIDVVILSHAHIDHSGNLPNLCKQGFSGNIYTTFATRDLCQVMLADSAHIQEQDTEWLNKDRAKDGLPPVKPLYMQEDAERCLRQFVTLGYERPMPVAEGVTVTFYDAGHILGAAQVLLEIIDKEDGGKKKRFLFSGDIGRGGNEILRDPVVVRDVDFVLMESTYGGREHELPTGATDEFGKILEAALKRGGKVMIPAFAVERTQQLLYILNQLFHSGKVRQVPVYVDSPLAVNATEIFRIHPECFNETVYRFLFEQRDPFIFEGLHLLRSVNDSKKLNDANTAPCIIISASGMCEAGRIRHHLKNGLDDPRNTVLFVGYCADNTLGRAIRDGRPQVNIFGKPVKVRAAIETIDSFSGHADHSELLDWFHRMTGPKKRVWLVHGEPERANSLREALTTQHDGAVDVAVLGETVEI; encoded by the coding sequence ATGAAATTGAAGTTCTGCGGTGCCGCCGGCACCACCACCGGTTCGCAGCATCTGCTGGAAGTCAACGGCACCCGCATCCTCCTCGATTGCGGCCTCTACCAAGGCCATCGCGAGGAAAGCTACGACGTGAACTGCAAGTTCCCCCACTTCGATCCAAAGGAGATCGACGTCGTCATCCTCTCCCACGCCCACATCGACCACAGCGGCAATCTCCCCAATCTCTGCAAGCAGGGCTTCAGCGGAAACATCTACACCACCTTCGCCACCCGCGACCTCTGCCAAGTCATGCTCGCGGACAGCGCCCACATCCAAGAGCAGGACACCGAGTGGCTGAACAAGGACCGCGCCAAGGACGGTCTGCCACCCGTGAAGCCGCTCTACATGCAGGAGGACGCCGAGCGCTGCCTGCGCCAGTTCGTAACCCTCGGCTACGAACGCCCGATGCCCGTCGCTGAAGGCGTCACCGTAACCTTCTACGACGCCGGCCACATTCTCGGCGCCGCCCAAGTCTTGTTAGAGATCATCGACAAGGAAGACGGCGGAAAGAAGAAGCGCTTCCTCTTCTCCGGCGACATCGGCCGCGGCGGCAATGAAATCCTCCGTGACCCGGTCGTCGTTCGCGATGTCGACTTCGTCCTGATGGAAAGCACCTACGGCGGCCGCGAACACGAACTCCCCACCGGGGCAACCGATGAGTTCGGCAAGATCCTCGAAGCCGCCTTGAAAAGAGGCGGCAAGGTCATGATCCCGGCCTTCGCCGTCGAACGCACCCAGCAGCTCCTCTACATCCTCAACCAGCTCTTCCACTCCGGAAAAGTCAGGCAAGTCCCCGTCTATGTGGACAGCCCGCTCGCCGTGAATGCCACCGAGATCTTCCGCATCCATCCCGAGTGCTTCAACGAAACCGTCTATCGCTTCCTCTTCGAACAGCGCGACCCCTTCATCTTCGAAGGCCTGCACCTGCTCCGCTCGGTGAACGACTCGAAGAAGCTCAACGACGCCAATACCGCTCCCTGCATCATCATCTCCGCCTCCGGCATGTGCGAGGCGGGCCGCATCCGCCACCATCTCAAGAACGGCCTCGATGACCCGCGGAATACCGTCCTCTTCGTCGGCTACTGCGCCGACAATACCCTCGGCCGCGCCATCCGCGATGGCCGTCCGCAAGTGAACATCTTCGGCAAGCCGGTAAAGGTCCGCGCCGCCATCGAAACCATCGACTCCTTCTCCGGCCACGCCGATCACTCGGAGCTGCTCGATTGGTTCCACCGCATGACCGGCCCCAAGAAACGCGTCTGGCTCGTCCACGGCGAACCCGAGCGCGCCAATTCACTGCGCGAAGCACTCACCACGCAGCACGATGGTGCGGTCGACGTCGCCGTCCTCGGCGAAACCGTGGAGATCTAA
- the glpK gene encoding glycerol kinase GlpK has translation MPRTHILALDQGTTSSRAVVFDHAGKPVAVGQREFPQEYPRPGWVEHDPLAIWASQWSTAVEALGKADLLPEDIAAIGITNQRETTLVWERDTGRPVYPAIVWQDRRTADDCARLRADSVESLFTAKTGLRLDPYFSGTKIRWILENVEGARAKAEAGKLMFGTVDSWLLWRLSGRTIHATDATNASRTLLYNIHEGRWDDELLEILGIPRSMLPEVKDSSGVFGESIEGIPIAGIAGDQHAALFGQGCFSPGMAKNTYGTGCFMLMHTGDEAVVSRNNLLTTVAWQIGGKIEYALEGSVFIGGALVQWLRDELQLVRSAEEANQLAESVPDAGGMYLVPAFTGLGAPHWDPYARGAAFGMTRGTNRAHFCRAALEAIAFQSAELAACMVRDSSIELKELRVDGGAVRSDLLMQFQADLLGVDVLRPKDIESTAAGAAFLAGLGTGFWKSREEIQGCHEVERVFSPGRPSSDMAPLMAGWRKAVERAKEWES, from the coding sequence ATGCCGCGCACCCACATTCTCGCGCTCGACCAAGGAACGACCTCATCGCGCGCTGTCGTCTTCGACCATGCCGGAAAGCCGGTGGCGGTCGGGCAACGCGAATTTCCGCAGGAGTATCCACGGCCCGGGTGGGTGGAGCATGATCCGCTGGCGATCTGGGCGAGCCAGTGGTCGACGGCGGTCGAGGCGCTGGGGAAGGCTGACCTTTTGCCTGAGGATATCGCGGCGATCGGGATCACGAACCAGCGTGAGACGACCCTGGTGTGGGAGCGGGATACGGGGCGGCCGGTTTATCCGGCGATCGTGTGGCAAGACCGGCGCACTGCGGATGACTGCGCTCGGCTGAGGGCGGACAGTGTGGAGTCGCTCTTCACGGCGAAGACGGGGCTGCGGCTGGATCCGTATTTCTCAGGCACGAAGATCCGCTGGATCCTGGAGAACGTGGAAGGTGCGCGGGCGAAAGCAGAAGCGGGCAAGCTGATGTTCGGCACGGTGGATAGCTGGCTGCTGTGGCGGCTCAGTGGGCGCACGATTCATGCGACGGATGCGACCAATGCTTCACGGACGCTGCTGTATAATATCCACGAAGGGCGGTGGGATGATGAGCTTTTGGAAATCCTGGGCATCCCGCGCTCGATGCTGCCGGAGGTGAAGGATAGCAGCGGCGTCTTTGGAGAATCGATCGAAGGGATTCCGATCGCGGGGATTGCCGGGGATCAGCATGCGGCGCTTTTCGGGCAAGGGTGCTTCTCTCCGGGCATGGCGAAGAACACCTATGGGACGGGCTGCTTCATGCTGATGCATACCGGTGATGAGGCGGTAGTGTCGCGGAATAATCTGCTGACGACGGTGGCGTGGCAGATCGGTGGGAAGATCGAGTATGCGCTGGAGGGGTCAGTCTTTATTGGCGGGGCGCTGGTGCAGTGGCTGCGTGATGAACTGCAGCTGGTGCGATCGGCGGAGGAAGCGAATCAACTTGCGGAGAGTGTGCCGGATGCGGGCGGGATGTATTTGGTGCCGGCTTTCACGGGGCTGGGTGCTCCGCATTGGGATCCGTATGCGCGGGGGGCGGCGTTTGGGATGACGCGCGGGACGAACCGGGCGCATTTTTGCAGGGCGGCGCTGGAGGCGATCGCGTTCCAGAGCGCGGAGCTGGCGGCCTGTATGGTCAGGGATAGCAGCATCGAGCTGAAGGAGCTGAGGGTGGATGGGGGTGCGGTGAGGAGTGATCTGCTGATGCAGTTCCAGGCGGACTTGTTAGGCGTGGATGTTTTGCGGCCGAAGGACATTGAGAGCACGGCAGCGGGTGCGGCTTTCCTTGCGGGGCTTGGAACGGGTTTCTGGAAGAGCCGGGAGGAGATCCAGGGATGTCACGAGGTGGAGCGGGTGTTTTCGCCGGGGCGGCCATCGAGCGACATGGCACCGCTGATGGCGGGATGGAGGAAGGCTGTGGAACGGGCGAAAGAGTGGGAGAGCTGA
- a CDS encoding glycerol-3-phosphate dehydrogenase/oxidase, whose product MNRSDHLAALESEDFDLCIVGGGATGLGAAVDAAARGHRVALVEQSDFAKGTSSRSTKLVHGGVRYLKQGNVSLVLEALRERGRLARNAPHLVKDLPFVIPTYHWWEGPFYGIGMKVYDALAGKLGFGPSHHLSREETLARIPTIETEGLTGGVVYHDGQFDDARLAIHLAMTADDLGAKLANYVRCVSLVKEGGRICGIEALDLESGRSFKIRARAVINATGVFVDELRRADDPSSPEIVAVSQGVHLVLPKDFLPGDSAIMIPKTADGRVLFAVPWHDRVVLGTTDTPLAEKSLEPRALQEEVDFLMTHAARYLSRDPKPEDVLSVFAGLRPLVKAGGGGNTASLSRDHTILIGDSGLITITGGKWTTYRKMGEDVIDRAEEVAGLEKVPCRTMELPVHGATTEEVSEVCLRPYGSDAAAIRTMGDAGRVYPALDLRVGEVRWHARAEMARTVEDVLARRSRALLLDARASIEASPAVAAILAEELGNDAAWQVSQSARFSELAKGYLFG is encoded by the coding sequence ATGAACCGCTCCGATCACCTCGCTGCACTGGAGTCGGAGGACTTTGACCTTTGTATCGTGGGTGGTGGGGCGACGGGGCTGGGGGCTGCGGTGGATGCGGCGGCGCGGGGGCATCGGGTGGCCTTGGTGGAGCAGTCGGACTTTGCGAAGGGGACTTCGTCGCGCTCGACGAAGCTGGTGCACGGTGGGGTGCGCTACTTGAAGCAGGGGAATGTTTCGCTGGTGCTGGAGGCCTTGCGCGAGCGAGGGCGTCTGGCGAGGAATGCGCCGCATCTGGTGAAGGATCTGCCATTCGTGATCCCGACGTATCACTGGTGGGAAGGGCCGTTCTACGGGATCGGGATGAAGGTCTACGATGCGCTTGCGGGGAAGCTGGGCTTCGGGCCGAGCCATCATCTTTCGAGGGAGGAGACGCTTGCGCGCATCCCGACGATCGAGACAGAGGGGCTAACAGGTGGGGTGGTTTACCATGACGGGCAGTTCGATGATGCGAGGCTGGCGATTCATCTCGCGATGACGGCGGATGATCTCGGGGCGAAGCTGGCGAACTACGTGCGGTGCGTTTCGCTTGTGAAGGAGGGTGGTAGGATTTGTGGCATTGAGGCGCTGGATCTTGAGAGCGGGCGTTCCTTCAAGATCCGGGCACGGGCGGTGATCAATGCGACGGGGGTTTTTGTGGATGAACTGCGGCGTGCGGATGATCCGTCGTCGCCGGAGATTGTGGCGGTGAGCCAAGGCGTTCATTTGGTGCTGCCGAAGGATTTCCTGCCCGGCGACTCTGCGATCATGATTCCGAAGACGGCGGATGGCCGGGTGCTGTTCGCGGTGCCTTGGCATGATCGGGTGGTGCTTGGCACGACTGATACGCCGTTGGCTGAGAAGTCGCTGGAGCCGCGTGCGCTGCAGGAGGAGGTCGATTTCCTGATGACCCATGCGGCTCGCTACCTGAGCCGGGATCCGAAGCCGGAGGATGTGCTGAGTGTCTTTGCGGGGCTGCGGCCCTTGGTGAAGGCGGGTGGCGGGGGGAATACGGCCAGCTTGTCACGCGACCATACGATTCTCATCGGCGATAGCGGGCTGATCACGATCACCGGTGGGAAGTGGACGACCTATCGCAAGATGGGCGAGGATGTCATTGATCGTGCGGAGGAGGTGGCTGGCTTGGAGAAGGTGCCGTGCAGGACGATGGAATTGCCGGTGCATGGGGCCACGACGGAGGAAGTTTCCGAAGTTTGTCTGCGGCCCTACGGGAGCGATGCTGCTGCGATCCGAACCATGGGTGATGCGGGCCGCGTGTATCCCGCGCTTGATCTTCGCGTTGGCGAGGTGCGTTGGCATGCGCGGGCGGAAATGGCGCGCACGGTGGAAGATGTGCTCGCGCGGCGCAGTCGCGCGCTTTTGTTAGATGCCCGTGCCAGTATTGAGGCCTCGCCTGCGGTGGCGGCCATCCTCGCGGAGGAACTGGGGAACGATGCGGCTTGGCAAGTTTCGCAGTCAGCCCGGTTCAGCGAGTTGGCGAAGGGCTACCTGTTCGGGTGA